Proteins found in one Nostoc sp. NIES-3756 genomic segment:
- the wecB gene encoding non-hydrolyzing UDP-N-acetylglucosamine 2-epimerase: MTKKRVCIILGTRPEAIKLAPVIQVFQKSPDFDLQVILTGQHREMVEQVMQLFNLKADYDLEIMQPQQSLSDITCRSLRGLEELFIKSKPDLVIVQGDTTTAFAASLAAFYQKIPVGHVEAGLRTDELFNPYPEEANRRLISQITQLHFAPTTLAVENLQRSGVLGEIHLTGNTVIDALLYVAANAPACNIPDLNWNEYRVLLATVHRRENWGEPLQAIAQGFLQILDKFPDTALLLPLHRNPTVREPLQALLGSHPRVFLTEPLDYGELVGAIGRSHFLLTDSGGLQEEAPSLGKPVLVLRETTERPEAVTAGTAKLVGTDSQTITSAASELLSNPVAYNTMANAINPFGDGHAAERILEIVHKYLSV; this comes from the coding sequence ATGACCAAAAAACGAGTTTGCATCATCTTAGGAACCCGCCCGGAAGCAATTAAACTAGCTCCGGTAATACAAGTCTTCCAAAAATCTCCAGACTTTGATTTACAGGTAATTCTCACTGGACAGCATCGTGAGATGGTAGAACAGGTAATGCAGTTATTTAACCTCAAGGCAGATTATGACCTAGAGATTATGCAGCCTCAACAGTCTCTCAGTGATATTACCTGTCGTAGCTTACGAGGTTTGGAAGAATTATTTATTAAGAGTAAACCAGATTTAGTTATTGTCCAAGGAGACACAACAACCGCCTTTGCGGCAAGTTTAGCAGCCTTTTACCAAAAAATTCCTGTAGGTCATGTGGAAGCTGGTTTAAGAACTGATGAGTTATTTAATCCTTATCCAGAAGAAGCTAATCGGCGGTTAATTTCGCAAATCACCCAATTACACTTTGCACCGACTACTTTGGCTGTAGAAAACTTACAGCGTTCCGGTGTTTTAGGAGAAATTCACTTAACTGGTAATACCGTAATAGATGCTTTATTATACGTAGCTGCCAACGCCCCAGCTTGTAATATCCCTGATCTAAACTGGAACGAATATCGTGTGCTACTTGCTACAGTCCATCGCCGAGAAAATTGGGGCGAACCACTACAAGCGATCGCCCAAGGCTTCCTACAAATATTAGATAAATTCCCTGACACAGCCTTACTGTTACCCCTACACCGTAACCCAACAGTCCGCGAACCACTGCAAGCATTATTAGGAAGTCATCCACGGGTATTTTTAACAGAACCTCTAGATTATGGTGAACTAGTAGGCGCAATTGGGCGATCGCATTTCTTACTAACAGATTCCGGTGGCTTACAAGAAGAAGCCCCTAGTCTTGGTAAACCAGTACTAGTATTAAGAGAAACCACAGAAAGACCAGAAGCCGTTACCGCAGGTACAGCCAAACTTGTAGGAACAGATAGTCAAACCATTACCTCTGCTGCTAGTGAATTACTCAGCAACCCCGTAGCTTATAACACAATGGCTAACGCTATCAATCCTTTCGGTGACGGACACGCAGCCGAACGTATATTAGAAATTGTTCACAAATACCTAAGCGTATAA
- a CDS encoding LysR family transcriptional regulator: MSDLPFTLDQLRILKAIAVEGSFKRAADSLYVSQPAVSLQVQNLERQLDVPLFDRGGRRAQLTEAGHLLLSYGEKILSLCQETCRAIEDLQNLQGGTLIVGASQTTGTYLLPKMIGMFRQKYPDVAVQLHVHSTRRTAWSVANGQVDLAIIGGEIPGELTESLEIIPYAEDELALILPVFHPFAKQETIQKEDLYKLQFIALDSQSTIRKVIDQVLSRCEIDTRRFKIEMELNSIEAIKNAVQSGLGAAFVSTSAIAKELQMGVLHCTPIEGVVVKRTLWLIFNPNRYRSKAAEAFSKEILPHFATPEWNEDVLKLAQKKLLVNVLDAAIPEAVDDI, from the coding sequence ATGTCTGACCTTCCTTTCACTTTAGATCAGTTACGTATCCTCAAAGCGATCGCTGTAGAAGGGAGCTTCAAGCGCGCTGCTGATAGTCTTTATGTCTCCCAACCTGCTGTGAGTTTGCAAGTGCAAAACCTAGAACGGCAGTTAGATGTCCCATTATTTGACCGTGGCGGCCGTCGCGCCCAATTAACCGAAGCTGGACATCTACTACTCAGTTACGGTGAAAAAATACTCAGTTTGTGTCAAGAAACTTGCCGTGCCATTGAGGACTTACAAAATCTTCAAGGAGGTACTTTAATTGTCGGTGCATCTCAAACTACCGGCACATACTTACTACCCAAAATGATTGGCATGTTTCGCCAGAAATACCCGGATGTAGCAGTACAACTGCATGTACATTCAACTCGGCGTACAGCTTGGAGTGTAGCTAACGGACAGGTAGACTTGGCAATTATTGGTGGGGAAATTCCCGGTGAACTGACAGAATCTCTAGAGATTATTCCCTACGCCGAAGATGAACTAGCCTTAATTCTGCCCGTATTTCATCCCTTCGCTAAACAGGAAACAATTCAAAAAGAAGACTTATACAAACTACAATTTATTGCTTTAGACTCTCAATCCACCATACGCAAAGTTATCGATCAAGTCCTATCTCGCTGCGAGATTGATACTAGGCGCTTTAAAATTGAAATGGAATTAAACTCCATTGAAGCGATTAAAAATGCTGTCCAGTCAGGCTTAGGAGCAGCTTTTGTTTCTACTAGTGCGATCGCCAAAGAATTGCAGATGGGTGTCCTTCACTGTACTCCCATCGAAGGTGTAGTTGTCAAACGAACGCTATGGCTTATTTTCAATCCTAATCGTTATCGCTCCAAAGCAGCAGAAGCTTTTAGCAAAGAAATACTGCCCCATTTCGCCACACCTGAGTGGAATGAGGATGTGTTAAAATTGGCACAAAAGAAACTCTTGGTAAACGTACTGGATGCAGCAATACCAGAAGCTGTAGACGACATCTAA
- the ndhD1 gene encoding photosynthetic/respiratory NAD(P)H-quinone oxidoreductase subunit D1, producing the protein MNTANFPWLTTIILLPIAASLLTPIIPDKDGKTIRWYALIVGLIDFALIVYAFYTQYDFNNPNLQLVESYPWVPQLDLNWSVGADGLSMPLILLTGFITTLATLAAWPVTLKPRLFYFLLLAMYGGQIAVFAVQDMLLFFLVWELELIPVYLLLAIWGGKKRQYAATKFILYTAGGSLFILIGALTMAFYGDTVTFDMRSLAVKDYALNFQLLVYAGFLIAYAVKLPIIPLHTWLPDAHGEATAPVHMLLAGILLKMGGYALIRMNAGILPDAHALFAPVLVILGVVNIIYAALTSFAQRNLKRKIAYSSISHMGFVVIGFASFTDLGLSGAVLQMVSHGLIGASLFFLVGATYDRTHTLMLDEMGGVGKRMQKIFAMFTTCSMASLALPGMSGFVAELMIFVGFATSDAYSPTFKVIVVFLMAVGVILTPIYLLSMLREIFYGQENEELVSHQQLIDAEPREVFIIACLLVPIIGIGFYPKLLTQVYDSTTVQLTARLRDSVPTLAQEKRQAAEVSLNAPLIGN; encoded by the coding sequence ATGAATACAGCTAATTTCCCGTGGCTGACGACGATTATTTTATTACCAATAGCCGCGTCACTACTGACTCCCATTATTCCCGATAAGGACGGTAAAACCATACGTTGGTACGCCCTTATCGTCGGGTTAATTGACTTCGCCTTGATTGTTTACGCATTTTATACCCAATACGACTTCAACAATCCGAACTTGCAACTGGTGGAAAGTTACCCTTGGGTTCCACAATTGGATTTGAACTGGTCAGTGGGGGCAGATGGCTTGTCTATGCCCCTAATTCTTTTGACTGGGTTCATTACTACCCTAGCCACCTTAGCAGCCTGGCCTGTGACCTTAAAGCCCAGGCTATTTTACTTTTTACTGCTGGCTATGTATGGCGGTCAAATAGCAGTGTTTGCCGTGCAGGATATGCTGCTGTTTTTCCTGGTGTGGGAATTAGAACTTATTCCCGTTTACCTGCTGCTGGCAATTTGGGGTGGTAAAAAGCGGCAATATGCAGCCACAAAGTTTATTTTGTATACGGCTGGCGGTTCGCTGTTTATTTTAATCGGCGCTTTGACAATGGCGTTTTATGGCGATACAGTCACCTTTGATATGCGATCGCTTGCAGTCAAAGATTACGCCTTGAATTTCCAATTGTTAGTGTACGCTGGTTTCCTCATTGCTTACGCTGTCAAGTTACCTATCATTCCCCTACATACTTGGCTACCCGATGCCCACGGTGAAGCCACAGCCCCCGTGCATATGTTGCTGGCTGGTATTCTCCTGAAAATGGGTGGTTATGCCCTAATTCGGATGAATGCAGGTATTTTACCTGATGCTCATGCTTTATTTGCCCCTGTGCTGGTGATTTTGGGTGTAGTAAACATTATCTACGCCGCCTTGACATCCTTTGCCCAACGCAACCTGAAGCGGAAGATTGCCTACTCCTCAATTTCCCACATGGGTTTTGTGGTCATTGGCTTTGCCTCCTTCACCGATTTAGGCTTGAGTGGGGCAGTATTACAAATGGTATCCCACGGCTTAATCGGCGCGAGTTTGTTCTTCCTTGTCGGTGCAACCTATGACCGTACACACACCTTGATGTTAGATGAAATGGGTGGTGTCGGTAAGCGGATGCAGAAGATATTCGCTATGTTCACTACTTGTTCAATGGCTTCCTTAGCATTGCCGGGAATGAGTGGTTTCGTAGCAGAATTAATGATATTTGTCGGCTTTGCTACCAGCGATGCTTATAGCCCTACATTTAAGGTCATCGTGGTATTTCTCATGGCAGTTGGGGTAATTTTAACTCCCATTTATCTGCTGTCAATGTTGCGGGAAATTTTCTACGGTCAAGAAAATGAGGAATTAGTTTCTCATCAACAACTAATTGATGCCGAACCCCGCGAAGTCTTCATTATTGCTTGTCTGTTAGTACCAATTATTGGTATTGGTTTCTATCCTAAATTGCTGACTCAGGTGTATGACTCTACAACAGTACAACTAACAGCAAGGTTGCGTGATTCTGTACCGACTTTGGCGCAGGAAAAACGCCAAGCAGCAGAAGTTTCTTTGAATGCGCCATTAATTGGTAATTAA
- a CDS encoding NAD(P)H-quinone oxidoreductase subunit 5, with translation MEVIYEYAWLIPVLPLLGAMLVGVGLISFNQTTNGLRQLNAAVIISLMGAALGLSSALLWSQLQGHPTYLRTLEWAAAGNFHLSMGYTIDNLTALMLVIVTSVAFLVMVYTDGYMAHDPGYVRFYAYLSLFGSSMLGLVVSPNLVQIYIFWELVGMCSYLLVGFWYDRKSAADAAQKAFVTNRVGDFGLLLGILGLYWATGSFEFNLMGDRLAELVQTGSISNFLAVLFAILVFLGPVAKSAQFPLHVWLPDAMEGPTPISALIHAATMVAAGVFLVARMYPVFEHVPAAMNVIAFTGAFTAFLGATIAITQNDIKKGLAYSTISQLGYMVMAMGVGAYSAGLFHLMTHAYFKAMLFLGSGSVIHGMEAVVGHDPALAQDMRLMGGLRKYMPVTGLTFLIGCLAIAGIPPFAGFWSKDEILGAAYASNPFLWFIGWVTAGITAFYMFRMYFSTFEGKFRGKDEKIKDKLLKAKTILLEVDAPELAPTFGPGAMKKGELAATDGHHDGHGHHSSSPHESPWTMALPLVVLAIPSIFIGLVGTPYNNYFERFIYSPTESLAEVLEKAAEFDPHEFYIMAGSSVGISLIGITLASLMYLLRKIDPAAIADKIKPLYELSLNKWYFDDIYHRVFVLGLRRLARQVMEVDFRVVDGAVNLTGFFTLVSGEGLKYLENGRVQFYALIVFGAVLGLVIFFGVT, from the coding sequence ATGGAAGTAATCTATGAATATGCCTGGCTAATTCCAGTATTGCCACTCTTAGGAGCAATGTTGGTTGGTGTCGGCTTAATTTCGTTCAATCAGACGACAAACGGCTTGCGACAGCTAAACGCTGCTGTGATCATTTCCCTCATGGGTGCAGCCTTGGGTTTGTCGTCGGCTTTGCTGTGGAGTCAACTCCAAGGACACCCAACTTATCTCCGCACTTTAGAATGGGCCGCAGCAGGCAATTTCCACCTGAGTATGGGCTATACCATTGACAATCTCACAGCTTTAATGCTTGTGATTGTCACTTCGGTAGCATTCCTCGTCATGGTTTATACCGATGGCTACATGGCTCATGACCCAGGCTACGTGAGATTTTACGCCTATCTGAGCTTGTTTGGCTCCTCAATGTTGGGTCTAGTAGTCAGCCCTAACCTAGTCCAGATTTATATATTCTGGGAATTGGTGGGGATGTGTTCCTACTTGCTGGTGGGCTTCTGGTACGATCGCAAATCAGCAGCAGATGCAGCCCAAAAAGCCTTTGTGACCAACCGTGTAGGTGACTTCGGTTTACTGCTAGGCATTCTGGGGCTGTATTGGGCTACAGGCAGCTTCGAGTTCAATTTAATGGGCGATCGCCTAGCCGAACTCGTACAGACAGGTTCCATCAGCAATTTCCTGGCTGTTCTGTTTGCCATTTTGGTCTTCCTCGGCCCTGTTGCTAAATCTGCCCAATTCCCCCTCCATGTCTGGCTACCAGACGCGATGGAAGGCCCTACCCCCATTTCTGCCTTAATCCACGCCGCAACAATGGTGGCAGCTGGGGTTTTCCTCGTTGCCCGGATGTACCCAGTATTTGAACACGTTCCTGCCGCCATGAACGTGATTGCCTTTACAGGGGCATTTACGGCATTTTTGGGCGCTACCATTGCGATTACCCAAAATGACATCAAGAAAGGCTTGGCTTACTCCACCATCTCCCAGTTAGGTTACATGGTGATGGCAATGGGAGTAGGCGCTTACAGTGCAGGATTATTCCACCTCATGACCCACGCCTACTTCAAGGCGATGCTGTTCTTGGGTTCCGGTTCTGTAATTCATGGCATGGAAGCCGTTGTGGGTCACGACCCGGCTTTGGCGCAGGATATGCGCTTGATGGGCGGCTTACGTAAGTATATGCCTGTAACTGGGTTGACATTCTTGATTGGTTGCTTGGCAATTGCCGGGATTCCTCCCTTTGCTGGTTTCTGGTCAAAGGATGAAATTCTCGGTGCTGCTTATGCCTCTAATCCATTTCTGTGGTTTATTGGTTGGGTAACAGCAGGGATCACTGCTTTTTATATGTTTAGAATGTATTTCTCAACATTTGAAGGCAAATTCCGGGGTAAAGACGAGAAAATCAAGGATAAGTTACTCAAAGCTAAAACCATCCTTCTAGAAGTAGATGCGCCAGAACTCGCGCCTACTTTTGGCCCAGGTGCAATGAAGAAAGGTGAATTAGCTGCTACCGATGGTCATCATGATGGTCACGGTCATCACAGCAGTTCTCCCCATGAGTCGCCCTGGACTATGGCTTTACCGTTGGTAGTTTTAGCGATACCTTCGATTTTTATTGGTTTGGTAGGTACACCCTACAACAATTATTTTGAAAGGTTCATCTATTCGCCTACCGAAAGCTTGGCGGAAGTTTTAGAAAAAGCGGCTGAATTTGATCCCCATGAGTTTTACATCATGGCGGGTAGTTCAGTTGGTATTTCTTTAATTGGGATTACCTTAGCTTCCTTGATGTATCTACTGCGGAAGATTGACCCGGCGGCGATCGCAGATAAAATCAAGCCACTCTACGAACTATCACTCAACAAGTGGTACTTCGATGACATTTACCACCGTGTCTTTGTGCTTGGTTTACGTCGTCTTGCTAGACAAGTCATGGAAGTTGACTTCCGTGTTGTTGATGGTGCTGTTAACTTGACAGGCTTTTTCACCCTTGTTAGTGGTGAAGGTCTGAAATATCTCGAAAATGGTAGAGTTCAATTCTACGCCTTAATAGTGTTTGGGGCGGTTTTGGGCTTAGTTATCTTTTTCGGTGTGACCTGA
- a CDS encoding HPP family protein, producing MSEPYQKQKSSIRQKLLWFAALPDLLWSPLTSAGLMLTVGIVGLLAHQPWLFPSLGPTAFLQVETPQQPGAKFYNTVVGHCLGLLAGYLSVALVGAGEAPAVLLTHNLAPIRVWSAALAVGLNTLFGILLKASHPPAAATTLLVALGGFEPKLRSVITVVAGVIIVATVGESLRRIRLQATFKEIEKK from the coding sequence ATGAGTGAGCCATATCAGAAGCAAAAAAGTAGTATTAGACAAAAACTGCTGTGGTTTGCGGCGCTTCCTGATTTATTGTGGTCTCCCCTGACCTCTGCCGGATTAATGTTAACAGTAGGTATTGTCGGGTTGTTAGCACATCAACCTTGGCTGTTTCCCAGCTTAGGGCCAACGGCATTTTTACAGGTTGAAACTCCACAACAACCTGGAGCAAAATTTTATAACACTGTCGTTGGTCATTGCTTGGGTTTGTTAGCAGGCTACTTATCTGTTGCTCTAGTAGGAGCGGGAGAGGCTCCCGCAGTTCTTCTAACTCATAATCTTGCACCTATTCGTGTTTGGTCTGCTGCACTAGCGGTAGGATTAAATACGCTGTTTGGAATCTTGTTAAAAGCTTCTCATCCTCCAGCTGCGGCCACAACGTTACTAGTTGCATTAGGTGGCTTTGAACCGAAATTGCGTAGCGTAATTACTGTTGTAGCTGGAGTAATAATAGTTGCAACTGTTGGAGAATCACTACGACGCATTCGCTTACAAGCTACTTTTAAAGAAATTGAGAAGAAATAA
- a CDS encoding protein kinase domain-containing protein → MKVYCTRPRCARPNNNCPDLDDMATLKTTPQKYCTSCGMPLLLDGRYVPIDLLKRGGFGAAFLARDRRIPGMPLCVVKQLQPAGNLTPDQLKTAERLFETEAEVLAHIGKEHKQIPELFAYFPILVSSQQSGQTDQFFYLVQEYIDGQNLEEELVQKVFQKKTFSEQEALEVMQEILQILKFIHDKGIIHRDIKPSNIMRRQDGTLFLLDFGAVKQVATASVSSAPSTGIYTVGYAAPEQISGNRVFPATDIYALAATILNLLSGEEPSELFDPYMNKWTWWKKVNINPGLRYILDKMLLPAVSERFQSANQVLDALGQYLTPPTIIPTSISNSGASINKTQSAFSIWELLLGAAFSGFEGGLIAIALFSLIKSPIISFILATFLLSLLIIAQTKFWLTRLNLLIIAAISFGIVLFIPDIVLPQVIFIAVTAGLIAIAATALFRLIYQFLSRIM, encoded by the coding sequence ATGAAAGTTTACTGTACTCGTCCACGCTGTGCGCGTCCAAATAACAATTGTCCTGATTTGGATGATATGGCAACGCTGAAGACAACGCCGCAAAAATACTGCACTAGCTGTGGTATGCCATTACTGCTGGATGGTCGATACGTGCCAATCGATTTACTCAAAAGGGGTGGTTTTGGAGCGGCCTTCCTTGCACGCGATCGCCGTATTCCAGGGATGCCTCTTTGCGTGGTTAAACAGTTACAACCTGCTGGCAATTTAACACCAGATCAACTCAAAACAGCAGAGAGATTATTTGAAACAGAAGCAGAAGTTTTAGCTCATATAGGAAAAGAACACAAGCAAATACCTGAATTGTTTGCTTATTTTCCTATACTAGTTTCCAGCCAGCAGTCAGGACAAACAGACCAGTTTTTTTACTTAGTACAGGAATACATCGACGGGCAAAATTTAGAAGAGGAATTAGTTCAAAAGGTTTTCCAAAAGAAGACATTCTCCGAGCAAGAAGCCCTGGAAGTAATGCAGGAAATTCTGCAAATTCTGAAGTTTATCCATGACAAAGGAATTATTCATCGAGACATCAAACCCTCTAATATTATGCGCCGTCAAGATGGCACACTCTTTTTGCTAGATTTTGGTGCAGTTAAACAAGTTGCAACCGCCTCTGTTTCTTCTGCCCCTTCTACTGGTATTTACACAGTTGGGTATGCTGCACCTGAACAAATATCAGGTAATAGAGTTTTTCCAGCTACCGACATCTACGCCTTAGCTGCAACTATTCTCAACTTATTGTCAGGTGAAGAGCCAAGCGAACTTTTTGATCCATACATGAATAAATGGACATGGTGGAAAAAAGTTAACATTAATCCGGGCTTGCGTTACATTCTAGACAAGATGCTTTTGCCTGCTGTTAGTGAGCGTTTTCAATCAGCTAATCAAGTTCTGGATGCCCTTGGTCAATATTTAACACCGCCAACAATCATCCCAACCTCAATATCTAATTCAGGTGCAAGTATTAATAAGACTCAAAGTGCCTTTTCCATCTGGGAATTATTGCTTGGAGCAGCGTTTAGTGGTTTTGAGGGAGGATTAATTGCGATCGCCCTGTTCAGTCTGATTAAATCACCTATAATTTCTTTTATTCTGGCCACCTTCCTGTTGAGCTTATTAATAATTGCTCAAACAAAGTTTTGGCTGACAAGATTAAATTTATTAATTATTGCCGCAATCAGTTTTGGTATTGTTTTATTTATTCCCGACATTGTTTTACCGCAAGTTATTTTTATTGCTGTTACTGCCGGATTAATTGCGATCGCTGCTACAGCCCTATTTCGTCTGATTTATCAATTCCTGTCTCGGATTATGTAA
- a CDS encoding NnrU family protein, producing MMLNPWLTPSHFVMLGLQLTFAIAHSGGAALRPWAEKYIGPRLYRIVFALVSLPLAVILIVYFFNHRYDGLRLWQVQEVPGVKEVVWLLSAISFLFLYPATFNLLEIAAIQKPQVHLYETGIIRITRHPQMVGQIIWCVAHTLWLGTSFTLVTSLGLILHHLFGVWHGDRRLSNRYGEAFEIVKQRTSIIPFAAIFDGRQSIKWQEFIRPAYLGVAIFVALLWWAHPLLLVATGRLDW from the coding sequence ATGATGCTGAATCCTTGGTTGACTCCGAGCCATTTTGTTATGCTGGGGTTACAATTGACTTTTGCGATCGCCCACAGTGGCGGCGCAGCATTGCGCCCTTGGGCAGAAAAGTACATTGGGCCAAGGCTTTATCGCATTGTTTTTGCATTAGTCAGTTTACCGTTGGCTGTCATATTAATTGTTTACTTTTTTAATCACCGTTATGATGGCTTACGCCTATGGCAGGTACAGGAAGTACCGGGTGTAAAAGAAGTAGTTTGGTTGCTCTCAGCGATTTCGTTTTTATTTTTGTACCCTGCCACCTTCAATCTACTAGAAATTGCTGCTATTCAAAAGCCCCAAGTACACTTGTATGAGACGGGAATTATACGCATTACCCGCCACCCCCAAATGGTCGGGCAGATCATTTGGTGTGTTGCCCATACTCTGTGGCTAGGTACAAGCTTTACCCTTGTGACTTCATTGGGGTTGATTTTGCACCATTTATTCGGTGTTTGGCATGGCGATCGCCGTCTAAGTAACCGTTACGGCGAAGCCTTTGAAATTGTTAAACAACGCACATCAATCATTCCCTTTGCTGCAATTTTTGATGGTCGTCAGTCTATCAAGTGGCAAGAATTTATTCGTCCTGCTTATTTAGGTGTGGCTATCTTTGTTGCCTTATTATGGTGGGCGCACCCTCTGTTACTTGTAGCAACTGGTAGGCTAGACTGGTAG
- a CDS encoding thioredoxin family protein, with protein MVLSVSERTFTQEVLESPVPVLVNFEAPWCGLCRIIHPLLFQFQSQCGEQIKLVGINADENFKLSNTYRLKSLPTLLLIENGIVRHRLEGFRGRDDLRLALEEIKLSYTNRPKAYSSSKAADLECQTV; from the coding sequence ATGGTGTTGTCGGTTAGTGAGCGGACATTTACTCAAGAAGTTTTAGAATCTCCAGTTCCGGTTTTAGTAAATTTTGAAGCCCCTTGGTGTGGGTTGTGTCGCATTATCCACCCTCTATTATTTCAATTTCAGTCTCAGTGCGGCGAACAAATTAAACTAGTTGGGATCAACGCTGACGAAAATTTTAAACTTTCTAACACCTATCGCCTAAAGTCCTTGCCCACACTACTTTTGATTGAAAATGGCATAGTTCGTCATCGTTTAGAAGGGTTTCGTGGCAGAGACGACCTCAGATTGGCTTTAGAAGAAATTAAACTCAGCTACACCAACCGTCCTAAAGCTTACAGCAGTTCTAAAGCAGCAGATTTAGAATGTCAGACTGTGTGA
- the argC gene encoding N-acetyl-gamma-glutamyl-phosphate reductase, which produces MNKPKIFIDGESGTTGLQIYSRLSQRDDIELISIEASKRKDAEERAKLLNSVDLAILCLPDDAAREAVSLVNSDGVKILDASTAYRTAEGWVYGFPELNPGQREKIANAQFVSNPGCYPTGFLACIRPLIAQGIIPRNFPITINAVSGYSGGGKNLIQKYENFHEQQKGVTSDYPLGIYGLQFGHKHVKEMHQHSGLASPPLFVPAVGDFEQGMLVQIPLPLWTLDNPPSGEKIYQAIAQYYQGEKFVQVASFKDASLLRDGTFLDATAVNSTNILQIFVFANDNTKEALLVARLDNLGKGASGAAVQNLNIMLGFPEELGL; this is translated from the coding sequence ATGAACAAACCAAAGATTTTTATTGATGGGGAATCGGGAACTACAGGCTTGCAGATTTACTCCCGCCTTAGCCAGCGAGATGATATTGAGTTAATTAGTATTGAAGCATCAAAGCGCAAGGATGCGGAAGAACGGGCAAAATTACTAAATTCTGTTGATTTAGCTATTCTTTGTCTACCTGATGATGCAGCACGGGAAGCTGTTAGTTTGGTTAATAGTGATGGGGTAAAAATTCTTGATGCGAGTACAGCTTATCGCACGGCTGAGGGTTGGGTATATGGCTTCCCGGAATTGAACCCAGGACAGCGCGAGAAAATTGCTAATGCTCAGTTTGTTAGCAATCCAGGGTGTTATCCTACAGGATTTTTAGCTTGTATACGTCCATTAATCGCGCAAGGTATTATTCCGCGTAACTTTCCCATAACAATTAATGCGGTGTCTGGCTACTCTGGCGGTGGTAAGAATCTGATTCAGAAGTATGAAAACTTCCACGAACAGCAAAAAGGAGTAACCTCAGATTATCCCTTAGGTATTTATGGTTTACAGTTTGGGCATAAGCACGTTAAAGAGATGCACCAGCATTCTGGATTAGCATCACCGCCATTGTTTGTGCCTGCGGTGGGTGATTTTGAGCAGGGAATGTTGGTACAAATACCCTTACCCTTATGGACATTAGATAATCCGCCATCGGGTGAGAAGATTTATCAAGCGATCGCCCAATACTACCAAGGGGAAAAATTTGTCCAAGTAGCTTCATTTAAGGATGCTAGCCTGCTACGTGATGGCACATTTTTAGATGCTACCGCAGTTAACAGCACTAATATACTGCAAATCTTCGTCTTCGCTAATGACAACACCAAAGAAGCACTGTTAGTTGCTCGTCTCGACAATTTAGGTAAAGGCGCATCAGGTGCAGCCGTTCAAAACCTCAACATTATGCTAGGTTTTCCAGAAGAGTTAGGACTGTGA
- a CDS encoding Uma2 family endonuclease: protein MLDYNPLHCLPSSEELTDSDDTPVDNEIQDLIPGLLKATLALDWSDRWDWYFGVDMGIYYDPNKPAIVPDGFLSVEVNRFIDGNLRLSYVLWEEKKPPALVLEVASPKHLGEYSTKKELYAKELGVLYYVVYNPFRRKKLPLEVYRLENGEYILMSGNPIWLPEIGLGIGRERGIYQGIAREWLYWYNEEGERLLTPEERILEAEQRATLEAQRRLEAEAQVQVLRERLKSLGYEPETIV from the coding sequence ATGTTAGACTACAACCCGTTACACTGTTTACCATCTTCTGAAGAACTAACCGATTCTGATGATACGCCTGTGGATAATGAAATACAAGATTTAATTCCTGGTTTGCTTAAAGCTACGCTGGCTTTAGATTGGTCAGATCGTTGGGATTGGTACTTTGGTGTAGATATGGGCATATACTATGACCCGAATAAGCCAGCTATTGTCCCAGATGGCTTTCTTAGCGTTGAAGTTAACCGTTTTATTGATGGGAATTTACGCCTGAGTTATGTACTGTGGGAAGAGAAAAAGCCCCCAGCTTTAGTTTTGGAAGTTGCTTCACCTAAACATTTAGGAGAATATAGCACTAAAAAAGAATTGTATGCCAAAGAGTTAGGTGTTTTGTACTACGTTGTGTACAATCCTTTTCGGCGTAAAAAACTACCTCTGGAAGTTTATCGATTAGAAAATGGCGAATATATTCTCATGTCAGGAAATCCCATTTGGCTACCAGAAATTGGTTTAGGAATTGGACGAGAACGGGGAATTTATCAAGGTATAGCTAGAGAATGGTTGTATTGGTATAACGAAGAAGGGGAAAGGTTACTTACTCCAGAAGAACGAATTTTAGAAGCAGAACAACGGGCAACCCTGGAAGCACAGCGTCGTTTAGAAGCCGAAGCACAAGTGCAAGTATTAAGGGAAAGATTAAAGTCTTTGGGTTATGAACCTGAAACCATAGTATAA